From a region of the Thiorhodovibrio winogradskyi genome:
- a CDS encoding NAD(P)H-dependent glycerol-3-phosphate dehydrogenase: protein MTTVAMIGAGSWGTALALQLCRNGHRVRLWGHEPAQMERMLESRENRDFLPGFALPETLEPVSDLNAAVAGASAIIIAVPSQFFARVASHLLPLLPAEMGVGWATKGFDPERGRLLHEVIREQAPGRELGVLSGPSFAGEVAKGLPTAVTLAATSDAYARKLAGLFHGERFRTYRHDDLIGVQVGGAAKNVLAIATGIADGLGFGANTRSALITRGLAELIRLGRALGGRRETFMGLAGLGDLVLTCTDNQSRNRRLGLALAAGQSLDQAMAGIGQEVEGVITATAVHKLAAIHQVDMPICEQVHAVLYQGRTPQEATTRLLERSGKHELD, encoded by the coding sequence ATGACAACAGTGGCAATGATCGGCGCCGGCTCCTGGGGCACCGCACTGGCCCTGCAGTTGTGCCGCAACGGCCATCGGGTGCGCCTCTGGGGGCATGAACCCGCGCAGATGGAGCGCATGCTCGAGTCGCGCGAGAACCGCGACTTTCTGCCCGGCTTTGCGCTACCAGAGACGCTCGAGCCGGTCAGCGATCTCAACGCGGCGGTGGCGGGTGCCAGTGCGATCATCATAGCGGTACCGAGTCAGTTTTTCGCCCGGGTGGCAAGTCACCTGTTGCCGCTGCTACCCGCCGAAATGGGCGTCGGTTGGGCGACCAAGGGATTTGACCCGGAACGGGGTCGCCTGCTGCATGAAGTCATCCGTGAACAAGCACCCGGGCGCGAGCTTGGCGTACTCTCAGGCCCCAGCTTTGCCGGCGAGGTGGCCAAAGGGCTACCAACCGCCGTGACCCTGGCCGCCACCAGCGACGCCTATGCGCGGAAACTCGCCGGATTATTCCATGGTGAGCGCTTCCGCACCTATCGTCATGACGATCTAATTGGCGTGCAGGTCGGCGGCGCAGCCAAGAATGTGCTTGCAATTGCCACTGGCATCGCCGATGGCTTGGGCTTCGGTGCCAACACCCGTTCGGCGCTGATCACCCGCGGCCTGGCAGAACTCATCCGCCTGGGCCGCGCACTTGGTGGCAGACGCGAGACCTTCATGGGTCTTGCGGGCCTAGGCGATCTGGTACTGACCTGCACCGACAATCAATCTCGCAACCGGCGCCTCGGGCTAGCACTGGCAGCCGGGCAGTCGCTCGACCAGGCCATGGCTGGCATTGGTCAGGAGGTGGAAGGGGTGATCACCGCGACCGCCGTACACAAACTTGCCGCCATTCATCAGGTGGATATGCCCATCTGCGAGCAGGTCCACGCCGTGCTCTACCAGGGCCGAACCCCGCAGGAAGCCACCACCCGACTACTGGAGCGCTCAGGCAAGCATGAACTGGACTGA
- the secB gene encoding protein-export chaperone SecB, with the protein MAEQQPQAEDHQVLLRTVYTKDLSYEAPNAPEIFREEWKPEVALQFDIKVNPLVENTYEVVLTLTVTVKTGEKTAYLVELQQAGILSVKGFQEQELAPLFFVYAPSILFPYARQTVTDLVVKGGFPQLVLQHIHFDQVYAQKVAEQQQTTQQQDNKTPAGKTSSSDTPKRAAPGVKASKLY; encoded by the coding sequence ATGGCTGAACAGCAACCCCAGGCTGAAGACCATCAAGTTCTTCTGCGCACCGTCTACACCAAGGATCTCTCCTATGAGGCACCCAATGCTCCGGAGATCTTTCGCGAGGAATGGAAACCCGAAGTCGCACTGCAGTTCGACATCAAGGTCAATCCGCTGGTCGAGAACACCTACGAGGTCGTTCTGACCCTGACTGTCACCGTAAAGACTGGAGAAAAAACCGCTTATCTGGTCGAACTGCAACAGGCGGGCATCCTCAGCGTCAAAGGCTTTCAGGAGCAAGAACTCGCGCCCTTATTTTTTGTCTACGCACCCAGCATTCTCTTCCCTTACGCGCGCCAAACGGTGACGGATCTGGTTGTCAAGGGCGGCTTCCCGCAACTGGTGCTGCAGCATATTCACTTCGATCAAGTCTATGCACAAAAGGTCGCCGAGCAACAGCAAACGACACAACAACAGGACAACAAGACGCCTGCCGGCAAGACCTCAAGCAGCGACACCCCCAAGCGCGCCGCTCCGGGCGTCAAAGCGTCAAAGCTCTACTAA
- a CDS encoding tRNA (cytidine(34)-2'-O)-methyltransferase, whose amino-acid sequence MLDILLYEPEIPPNTGNIMRLCANVGARLHLIKPLGFTLEDRLMRRAGLDYPDWSRVTTHDSLAACLDAVRPPRLFALSTRGGRCYAEVDFRAGDSLLFGPETRGLPDEVLAALSADRRLRIPMRPGNRSLNLSNAVALVAYEVWRQSGFAGEDG is encoded by the coding sequence TTGTTGGATATTCTGCTCTATGAGCCGGAAATTCCGCCCAATACCGGGAATATCATGCGGCTGTGCGCCAATGTCGGGGCGCGTCTGCACCTGATCAAACCCTTGGGCTTCACACTGGAAGACCGGCTGATGCGTCGTGCTGGCCTCGATTACCCTGACTGGTCGCGGGTGACGACCCATGACTCCCTGGCGGCCTGTCTGGACGCAGTGCGGCCGCCAAGGCTGTTCGCGCTCAGCACCCGGGGTGGGCGTTGTTACGCCGAAGTTGACTTCCGCGCCGGGGACTCGCTATTGTTTGGTCCCGAGACACGGGGTTTGCCGGATGAGGTGTTGGCTGCCTTGAGCGCTGACAGACGCCTGCGCATCCCGATGCGTCCGGGCAATCGCAGCTTAAATCTGTCCAACGCGGTGGCCCTGGTGGCCTACGAGGTCTGGCGCCAGAGTGGTTTTGCCGGCGAGGACGGCTAG
- the glnL gene encoding nitrogen regulation protein NR(II), translating into MATRVDPRIAERVLDNMNAAMLLFDRDLRLRYINPAGETLLSVSAKAVLGLPAGDLVPCPPQPVEERLRATLDTRHPYTEREVELTRADGQAIRVNCTVLPLHQGEAPNELLMELYQVDRQIRITREEHLLAQHQASQALLRGLAHEIKNPLGGLRGAAQLLERELPNPELREYTRIIIDEADRLQKLLNRMLGPNQLPQLSQVNIHHVLEHVRGLIVAEFPHGPRLVRDYDPSIPHFEADNERLIQALLNIVRNGAEAAGEKGRLTLRTRVLRQFTIGNLRYRLVLCIEVEDNGPGIPEDLQDRIFFPMVSGRAGGTGLGLPIAQELINQHGGLIECESRPRKTQFLVYLPLKHADEQATSDLGDR; encoded by the coding sequence ATGGCCACACGAGTGGACCCGCGCATAGCTGAGCGGGTGCTCGACAACATGAATGCGGCCATGCTGCTGTTCGACCGCGATCTGCGTCTGCGCTATATCAATCCCGCGGGCGAAACCTTGCTGTCCGTCAGTGCCAAAGCGGTGCTGGGGTTGCCCGCTGGTGATTTGGTGCCCTGTCCGCCGCAACCCGTGGAGGAACGCCTGCGTGCCACCCTCGATACCCGCCATCCCTATACCGAACGTGAGGTTGAGCTGACGCGCGCGGACGGTCAGGCAATTCGCGTCAATTGCACTGTGCTTCCCTTGCATCAGGGCGAGGCGCCAAACGAACTCCTGATGGAGTTGTATCAGGTTGACCGTCAGATCCGCATCACTCGCGAGGAGCATCTGCTCGCTCAGCACCAGGCCAGTCAGGCGCTGCTGCGCGGCCTGGCGCATGAAATCAAAAACCCCCTTGGCGGCCTGCGCGGCGCGGCGCAACTGCTCGAGCGTGAACTGCCGAATCCCGAACTGCGCGAATACACCCGTATCATCATCGACGAGGCCGACCGTCTGCAGAAGCTGCTCAACCGCATGCTGGGCCCCAATCAGTTGCCGCAACTCAGTCAGGTGAATATTCATCATGTCCTTGAGCATGTGCGCGGCCTCATTGTCGCCGAATTTCCGCATGGCCCCAGGCTGGTGCGTGATTATGACCCCAGCATTCCGCACTTCGAGGCTGACAATGAGCGCTTGATTCAGGCGCTGCTGAATATCGTGCGCAATGGCGCGGAGGCCGCCGGTGAGAAAGGCCGTTTGACGCTGCGCACACGTGTGCTTAGGCAGTTCACCATTGGTAATTTGCGCTATCGTCTGGTGCTTTGTATCGAGGTGGAAGACAACGGACCCGGAATCCCCGAGGATCTGCAGGATCGGATCTTCTTCCCCATGGTCTCCGGCCGCGCCGGCGGTACTGGGCTTGGCCTGCCGATTGCTCAGGAACTGATCAATCAGCACGGGGGATTGATCGAATGCGAGAGCCGCCCCCGAAAAACCCAATTTCTCGTTTACCTACCGCTGAAACATGCCGATGAACAGGCCACCTCGGATCTGGGTGATAGATGA
- the ntrC gene encoding nitrogen regulation protein NR(I), with translation MNRPPRIWVIDDDRSIRWVLERALRQEHMDVTSFSNGVGVMDNLEREQPDVILSDIRMPGIDGLELLRQITAKHPGLPVIIMTAHSDLDSAVSSFDSGAFEYLPKPFDIDDAIDQVRRACRRQSDAEGVQAALDQTPEIIGEAASMQEVFRAIGRLAKSNITVLINGESGTGKELVARALHRHSPRAKAPFIALNMAAIPRDLMESELFGHERGAFTGAQTRREGRFEQADGGTLFLDEIGDMPAELQTRLLRVLADGEFYRVGGLSPIKVDVRIIAATHQNLQDLVRHGSFREDLFHRLNVIRIHLPALRERREDIALLMRAFLAQAARELNCEPKLLASDATERLENLDWPGNVRQLENTARWLTVMASTKEIHVEDLPPDLGATESRALSQNESWEGALRNWAKRMLRNGQQDLLASALPTFERVMIEVALEFTGGRRQEAARLLGWGRNTLTRKIKELGMEGGEGTRVSIPD, from the coding sequence ATGAACAGGCCACCTCGGATCTGGGTGATAGATGACGACCGCTCCATCCGTTGGGTGCTCGAACGCGCCCTGCGCCAGGAGCACATGGATGTCACCAGCTTCTCCAATGGAGTCGGGGTGATGGACAACCTGGAGCGCGAGCAGCCAGATGTCATTCTGTCCGACATCCGCATGCCCGGCATTGATGGACTCGAGCTCCTGCGTCAGATCACCGCCAAGCACCCGGGGCTACCGGTGATTATCATGACTGCCCACTCGGACCTCGACAGCGCCGTGTCATCCTTTGACAGCGGCGCTTTCGAGTATCTGCCCAAGCCCTTCGATATCGACGATGCCATCGATCAGGTGCGGCGTGCCTGCCGTCGCCAGTCCGATGCTGAGGGTGTGCAGGCGGCCCTGGATCAGACCCCGGAGATTATCGGAGAAGCGGCCTCCATGCAGGAGGTGTTCCGCGCCATCGGTCGGCTGGCAAAATCCAACATTACGGTGCTGATTAATGGCGAATCCGGCACCGGCAAGGAGTTGGTCGCGCGCGCCCTGCATCGTCACAGTCCGCGTGCGAAAGCTCCCTTCATCGCACTCAATATGGCTGCCATCCCACGCGATTTGATGGAATCAGAGCTCTTTGGCCACGAGCGCGGCGCCTTCACCGGTGCCCAAACGCGCCGCGAGGGGCGCTTTGAGCAGGCCGATGGTGGCACTCTGTTTCTGGATGAAATCGGCGACATGCCAGCCGAGTTGCAGACCCGGCTGCTGCGGGTACTGGCTGATGGGGAATTTTATCGCGTCGGCGGGCTCTCGCCCATCAAGGTGGACGTGCGTATCATCGCTGCCACCCACCAAAATCTGCAGGATTTGGTGCGGCACGGCAGCTTTCGCGAGGATCTTTTTCATCGACTCAATGTCATTCGCATTCATCTGCCGGCACTGCGCGAGCGGCGCGAGGATATCGCACTGCTGATGCGCGCTTTTCTCGCCCAGGCCGCCAGGGAGCTCAACTGCGAACCCAAGTTACTGGCCAGCGACGCGACCGAGCGGCTGGAGAACCTCGACTGGCCCGGCAATGTGCGCCAGCTTGAGAATACCGCCCGCTGGCTCACCGTGATGGCCTCAACCAAGGAAATCCATGTCGAGGACCTGCCACCGGACCTGGGCGCGACCGAGAGCCGTGCTCTGTCACAGAATGAGTCCTGGGAAGGCGCCTTGCGCAATTGGGCTAAGCGGATGTTGCGCAACGGTCAACAGGATCTACTCGCTTCCGCGTTGCCAACATTTGAACGTGTGATGATCGAAGTGGCACTGGAATTCACTGGCGGTCGCCGTCAGGAAGCCGCGCGTTTGCTCGGATGGGGGCGCAATACCCTAACGCGCAAAATCAAAGAACTTGGCATGGAAGGGGGCGAGGGCACGCGCGTGTCTATTCCTGACTGA
- a CDS encoding DUF4124 domain-containing protein: MPPCFVMTKRARVSARPLYRLAAVLLLSLPVWAGAGTYKGVDAQGRVIYSDQPLPNAEPIVLPTRPIPPAAEEDTPNNARDGAMLGPYQQFEVLAPTLGQTLEVADGRVKVSLMLDPPLAPDHRLQVRVDGAPVAGLDGRTQFVLQGLSAGSHQLQAEILDATGATVAQAAGVFFNLRLSPGPEAGD; the protein is encoded by the coding sequence ATGCCACCCTGTTTCGTGATGACCAAGCGTGCGCGGGTATCAGCCAGGCCTCTATATCGCCTGGCCGCCGTGCTGCTCCTCAGCCTCCCGGTTTGGGCAGGCGCTGGAACCTACAAGGGCGTCGATGCGCAGGGACGCGTGATCTACTCGGATCAGCCACTTCCAAATGCCGAGCCAATCGTTCTGCCAACCAGGCCAATTCCGCCAGCGGCCGAAGAAGACACCCCAAACAATGCACGCGATGGCGCTATGCTGGGGCCTTACCAGCAGTTCGAGGTGTTGGCGCCGACCTTGGGCCAGACCCTGGAGGTGGCGGATGGCAGGGTAAAGGTGAGCTTGATGCTGGACCCGCCGCTCGCGCCGGACCACAGACTGCAAGTGCGGGTAGACGGGGCCCCGGTGGCTGGTCTGGATGGGCGCACCCAGTTTGTCCTGCAGGGCTTGTCCGCGGGCAGTCATCAACTCCAGGCGGAGATTCTCGACGCAACAGGGGCAACTGTAGCCCAGGCCGCCGGGGTGTTCTTCAATCTGCGACTGTCGCCGGGGCCGGAAGCCGGCGACTGA
- the glnA gene encoding glutamate--ammonia ligase — protein MSAKVLKLIEDEDVKFVDLRFTDSRGKEQHVSLPASKANESLFQDGKMFDGSSIAGWKGIEASDMVLMPEPDTAVMDPFTDEKTLIIRCDILEPATMQGYERDPRSVAKRAEAYLKSTGIADTAFFGPEPEFFVLDDVRWGASISGAFYKIDSEEAVWNSERVFEDGNMGHRPSVKGGYFPVPPVDSLHDLRSAMCLAMEEMGLTVEVHHHEVATAGQCEIGTEFSTLVKRADMNQILKYCVQNVAHSYGKTATFMPKPLVGDNGNGMHVHQSLGKDGKNIFSGDKYAGLSETALYYIGGIIKHARALNAFTNASTNSYKRLVPGFEAPVMLAYSAKNRSASVRIPHDANPKAARIEVRFPDSTGNPYLSFAAMMMAGLDGIQNKIHPGEPMDKDLYDLPPEEEKAIPQVCYALDQALDALDKDREFLTAGGVFTDDVIDGYIKLKMDEVTRLRMTTHPVEFDLYYSL, from the coding sequence ATGTCCGCAAAGGTGTTGAAACTCATTGAAGACGAGGACGTGAAGTTTGTCGACCTGCGCTTCACCGACAGCCGTGGTAAGGAGCAGCACGTCTCGCTGCCCGCCTCCAAGGCGAATGAAAGCCTGTTCCAGGATGGCAAGATGTTCGACGGCTCCTCCATCGCCGGCTGGAAGGGCATCGAGGCCTCCGACATGGTGCTGATGCCAGAGCCCGATACAGCGGTGATGGACCCCTTCACCGATGAAAAAACCCTGATCATCCGCTGCGATATCCTTGAGCCCGCTACTATGCAGGGCTATGAGCGTGATCCGCGCTCGGTCGCCAAGCGCGCCGAGGCCTACCTGAAGTCCACCGGCATTGCCGACACGGCCTTTTTTGGTCCCGAGCCCGAGTTTTTCGTGCTCGATGACGTGCGCTGGGGCGCAAGCATTAGCGGCGCCTTCTACAAGATCGATTCCGAGGAGGCGGTGTGGAACTCCGAACGGGTGTTCGAGGACGGCAACATGGGTCACCGTCCCAGTGTGAAAGGTGGCTACTTCCCCGTGCCACCAGTCGATTCCCTGCATGATCTGCGCTCCGCCATGTGTCTGGCGATGGAAGAAATGGGCCTCACGGTCGAGGTGCACCATCACGAGGTTGCCACTGCCGGCCAATGCGAAATCGGCACCGAGTTCTCGACTCTGGTGAAGCGTGCCGACATGAATCAGATCCTGAAATATTGCGTGCAGAACGTGGCGCATTCCTACGGCAAGACCGCGACCTTCATGCCCAAGCCATTGGTAGGCGACAACGGTAACGGCATGCATGTGCACCAGTCCCTGGGCAAGGATGGCAAGAACATCTTCAGCGGCGACAAGTACGCCGGTCTGTCGGAAACGGCCCTTTATTATATTGGCGGCATTATCAAGCACGCGCGTGCGCTCAATGCCTTCACCAATGCGTCCACCAACTCCTACAAGCGTCTGGTGCCGGGCTTCGAGGCGCCGGTCATGCTGGCGTATTCCGCCAAGAACCGCTCGGCTTCGGTGCGTATCCCACACGATGCCAACCCCAAGGCCGCGCGTATCGAGGTACGTTTCCCGGATAGCACCGGCAACCCCTATCTGTCCTTTGCCGCCATGATGATGGCCGGTCTTGATGGCATCCAGAACAAGATCCACCCGGGCGAGCCCATGGACAAGGATCTCTACGACCTGCCGCCGGAAGAAGAAAAGGCCATTCCGCAGGTGTGCTACGCACTTGACCAAGCGCTCGACGCGCTCGACAAGGACCGCGAATTCCTCACCGCCGGCGGCGTCTTTACCGACGATGTGATCGACGGCTACATCAAACTCAAGATGGATGAGGTCACCCGTCTGCGCATGACGACCCACCCGGTGGAGTTTGATCTTTACTACAGCCTTTAA
- the glyQ gene encoding glycine--tRNA ligase subunit alpha, with amino-acid sequence MPSTPVRDHQVADAQGLDFQDLILRLQQFWAERGCVIMQPHDMEVGAGTFHPATFLRAIGPEPWRAAYVQPSRRPTDGRYGENPNRLQHYYQFQVLLKPSPPDIQALYLDSLKTLGIDPLVHDIRFVEDNWESPTLGAWGLGWEVWLNGMEVTQFTYFQQVGGLECRPVSGEITYGLERIAMYLQGVENVFDLLWKQTPEARVTYGDVYHQNEVEQSAYNFEHAEVPALFEQFTVAERQSRHLAELGLPLPAYEQVLKASHLFNLLDARGAISVTERQRFILRVRTLARAVATGYYQSREALGFPMLADQPERRAA; translated from the coding sequence GTGCCAAGCACCCCTGTGCGGGATCATCAGGTCGCGGATGCTCAAGGACTGGATTTTCAGGACTTGATCCTCAGGCTGCAGCAGTTCTGGGCCGAGCGCGGCTGCGTGATCATGCAGCCCCATGACATGGAAGTGGGAGCCGGGACCTTTCATCCGGCCACCTTCCTGCGCGCCATCGGCCCCGAGCCCTGGCGCGCGGCCTATGTGCAGCCCAGCCGCCGTCCGACCGACGGGCGCTATGGCGAGAATCCCAATCGCCTGCAGCATTACTATCAATTCCAAGTGCTGCTCAAGCCCTCGCCGCCAGATATCCAAGCGCTGTATCTGGACTCGCTAAAGACCCTGGGCATCGACCCGCTGGTACATGACATCCGCTTTGTCGAGGACAATTGGGAATCCCCCACCCTGGGGGCCTGGGGGCTGGGCTGGGAGGTCTGGCTCAATGGCATGGAGGTGACCCAGTTCACCTACTTCCAGCAGGTTGGCGGGCTCGAATGCCGGCCGGTCAGCGGCGAGATCACCTATGGGCTGGAACGCATCGCCATGTACCTGCAGGGGGTCGAGAATGTCTTTGATCTGTTATGGAAGCAGACGCCCGAGGCGCGCGTGACCTACGGCGATGTCTATCATCAAAACGAGGTCGAGCAGTCAGCCTACAACTTCGAGCATGCCGAGGTGCCGGCGCTCTTTGAGCAATTCACTGTCGCCGAGCGCCAAAGCCGCCATCTGGCGGAACTCGGCCTGCCGCTGCCGGCCTATGAGCAGGTGCTGAAAGCCTCGCATCTGTTCAATCTGCTTGATGCGCGCGGCGCCATTTCCGTCACCGAGCGGCAGCGCTTTATTCTGCGTGTTCGCACCCTGGCGCGCGCGGTGGCCACTGGCTACTACCAGTCGCGCGAGGCACTGGGCTTTCCGATGCTCGCCGACCAACCCGAGCGGAGGGCCGCATGA
- a CDS encoding cation diffusion facilitator family transporter, whose amino-acid sequence MGSSSHHRHARALSGPVDEPNNGAGKDYVDARAKERVKAISRTTLVAALSNSLLAVGKILCGWFGNSHALIADGVHSVSDLASDLLVYVAGHRAGEAPDAEHPYGHQRFETVATLILGIFLAAVALGIAWDAAERLFEPEQLLRPSWWALAAAAGSILVNEALFWYTLFYAKRVRSDMLRANAWHHRSDAISSIVVLIGIAGTLAGLSYLDAVASVLVAVMIAKIAWDLGREAVSELVDAGLEPARVGEIRQAITAIADVRSLHMLRTRTHGGQASADVHVLVDPYISVSEGHMISVLVEKRLKAGFDEISEVIVHIDPEDDEARPVRSDLPLRAEALQQLEQLCAGIPEFAERRRVLLHYLHGALEVEILLPLSLATGMDSEAEKLARRIRHAIGKDPVFRQARVYYG is encoded by the coding sequence ATGGGCAGTTCTTCGCATCATCGGCACGCACGCGCCCTGTCCGGGCCAGTTGACGAGCCCAACAACGGAGCCGGCAAGGATTACGTTGACGCAAGGGCCAAGGAGCGGGTCAAGGCCATATCCCGTACCACCCTGGTGGCGGCACTGAGCAATAGCCTCCTCGCGGTGGGTAAAATCCTCTGCGGCTGGTTCGGCAATTCCCACGCACTCATTGCAGATGGGGTTCATTCAGTGTCCGATCTGGCGTCCGATCTCTTAGTCTATGTCGCCGGGCATCGCGCTGGCGAGGCCCCGGATGCTGAACACCCTTATGGACATCAGCGCTTCGAGACGGTCGCGACCCTGATCCTGGGCATCTTTCTGGCGGCTGTGGCTCTGGGGATTGCCTGGGACGCGGCCGAGCGGCTGTTCGAGCCCGAACAACTTCTACGGCCGAGCTGGTGGGCCTTGGCGGCGGCGGCTGGTTCGATTCTGGTCAATGAGGCCCTGTTTTGGTACACCCTGTTTTATGCCAAGCGGGTGCGTTCCGACATGCTGCGCGCCAATGCCTGGCATCATCGCAGCGATGCCATTTCCTCCATTGTGGTGCTCATTGGCATCGCCGGCACCTTGGCGGGCCTGAGCTACCTGGATGCGGTGGCCTCGGTGCTGGTGGCGGTGATGATCGCCAAGATCGCCTGGGATCTGGGCAGGGAGGCGGTGAGCGAATTGGTCGATGCGGGTCTCGAACCCGCCCGGGTGGGCGAAATCCGTCAGGCCATCACCGCCATTGCCGATGTGCGCAGTTTGCACATGCTCCGCACCCGCACCCACGGCGGGCAGGCCAGCGCCGATGTGCATGTGCTGGTCGATCCTTATATCAGTGTCTCCGAGGGGCACATGATCAGCGTGCTGGTCGAGAAGCGGCTCAAGGCCGGCTTCGACGAAATCAGCGAGGTGATCGTCCACATCGATCCGGAAGACGACGAGGCTCGACCGGTGCGCTCTGATCTACCATTGCGTGCCGAGGCGCTGCAACAGCTCGAGCAACTCTGCGCCGGGATTCCCGAATTCGCCGAGCGCCGACGGGTACTGCTGCATTATCTGCATGGCGCCCTGGAGGTGGAAATTCTGCTGCCGTTGAGCCTGGCAACGGGCATGGACAGCGAGGCGGAAAAGCTCGCACGGCGCATCCGTCATGCCATTGGCAAAGACCCGGTGTTTCGTCAAGCGCGGGTGTACTATGGCTGA